GGCCCGCCAGTCGAGCGGCTGCCGGCCCAGCTGCTGCAACGCGAGCTGGTCCATCGTCCTCCTGTCTGATCGACGGCGGCGTCAGGCGGCCGGCTGGACGGGTTCGGCCAGGAAGACCGGGATCTCGCGGTCGGTGCGCTTCTGATAGTCGGCGTAGTCCGGGTAGGCGGCGACCGCGCGCTCCCACCACTCCGTCCGCTCGTCGCCGTGCAACTCCCGCACCCGCGCGTCGAACGGCGCGGGGCCGTCCTGCACCTCGATCTCCGGGTGCTCCAGCAGGTTGTAGTACCAGACCGGGTGTTGCGGCGCGCCACCCTTGCTGGCGACGAGCGCGTATCTGCCGTCGTGCTCGACCCGCATGAGCGGCACCTTGCGCAGGTGCCCGTTGCGGCGCTTGCGCATCGTGAACACCGCGATGGGCAGGCCGCGGTCGCGCAGCGTGTTGCCCTCCGCGCCGCCGGTGCGCTCGTAGAGCGCAACCTGGTCGCGTACCCATTGTTCCGGACTCTGGTCGTACACCCCGTCGAGTGGCATAGCTCAACTTAACCGCGACCGGCGGGCTGAGTCGCCCCGGGGACCGGTACCGGCGCTCCGGTTGCCTGGTTGCACCGCTATCTTTGCCGGCATGTCCGGTGACGGCGAGCTGTCCGGTCGGGTCGCGATGGTGACGGGAGCCACCGGCGGTATCGGGCGCGCGGTGGTGCGCCGGTTCGCCGAGCAGGGCGCCGCGATCGTTGTCACCGACCTCGACGACACGGCGGTCCGCGAGGTCGTCGAGCACGGGACGGGCGACGGCTCGAGCGTGATCGGCCGGGTCATGGACGTCACCGACGCCGCGCAGGTCACCCGCGTCGTCG
Above is a window of Mycobacteriales bacterium DNA encoding:
- a CDS encoding SDR family NAD(P)-dependent oxidoreductase, yielding MSGDGELSGRVAMVTGATGGIGRAVVRRFAEQGAAIVVTDLDDTAVREVVEHGTGDGSSVIGRVMDVTDAAQVTRVV
- a CDS encoding nitroreductase family deazaflavin-dependent oxidoreductase, yielding MPLDGVYDQSPEQWVRDQVALYERTGGAEGNTLRDRGLPIAVFTMRKRRNGHLRKVPLMRVEHDGRYALVASKGGAPQHPVWYYNLLEHPEIEVQDGPAPFDARVRELHGDERTEWWERAVAAYPDYADYQKRTDREIPVFLAEPVQPAA